Proteins from one Pseudomonas sp. KBS0710 genomic window:
- a CDS encoding cation:dicarboxylate symporter family transporter has translation MHTPRIALVWQIMIGLLAGIAIGALLHRFPESRPWLVDNILQPAGDVFIKLMKMIVVPIVFACMVVGIAGHGDGKALGRIGVKTLSYFFCITTLAIIVGLVLGNLLKPGAGTELASLHAATVTLPTSGGGHSLGQIIVGIIPDNVISAMAQGSLLSVLFFAVMFGLAVSRLPAERKDPVIALMRGVSDAMFKLTSMIMAYAPIGVFGMIAVTVANFGFGALLPLAKLIMVSYVSIVFFVLVVLNLIARLCGINLFALMRHIKDELVLAFSTASSAAVMPQLMKKLETYGVPPSLVSFVVPVGYSFNLDGASLFLGIGTLFVAQLYGIDLSLSDQALLVVTMVVTSKGAAGVPGFMFVILSATLGSAGLPLEGVAIIAGVYRLMEMPTTALNVLGNALAPLVIAKWEQREAKPALQVDAKDFRTPV, from the coding sequence ATGCACACGCCCCGCATCGCGCTGGTCTGGCAAATCATGATCGGCTTGCTCGCCGGTATCGCCATTGGTGCCCTGTTGCACCGCTTTCCCGAATCCCGGCCGTGGCTGGTGGACAACATCCTGCAACCGGCGGGCGACGTTTTTATCAAGCTGATGAAAATGATCGTCGTGCCTATCGTGTTTGCCTGCATGGTGGTGGGCATCGCCGGGCACGGTGACGGCAAGGCCCTGGGCCGTATCGGGGTCAAAACCCTGAGCTATTTTTTCTGCATCACCACCCTGGCGATCATTGTCGGGCTGGTGTTGGGCAACCTGCTCAAACCCGGCGCCGGCACTGAACTGGCCAGCCTGCATGCGGCGACTGTCACCCTGCCTACCAGCGGCGGCGGCCACAGCCTGGGGCAGATCATCGTCGGCATCATCCCCGATAACGTAATCAGCGCCATGGCCCAGGGCAGCCTGTTGTCGGTGCTGTTTTTTGCGGTGATGTTCGGCCTTGCGGTGTCGCGCTTGCCCGCAGAACGCAAAGACCCGGTAATTGCGCTGATGCGTGGCGTCTCGGATGCGATGTTCAAACTGACCTCAATGATCATGGCCTACGCGCCCATCGGCGTGTTCGGCATGATCGCCGTCACCGTGGCCAACTTCGGTTTCGGCGCGCTGCTGCCGTTGGCCAAGCTGATCATGGTCAGCTATGTGTCCATCGTGTTTTTCGTGCTGGTGGTGCTCAACCTGATCGCGCGTTTGTGCGGGATCAACCTGTTTGCCTTGATGCGGCATATCAAGGATGAACTGGTGCTGGCCTTCTCCACCGCCAGCTCGGCGGCGGTGATGCCGCAGTTGATGAAAAAGCTCGAAACCTATGGCGTGCCGCCGTCGCTGGTGAGCTTTGTGGTGCCGGTGGGTTACTCGTTCAACCTCGACGGCGCCTCGCTGTTCCTCGGCATCGGCACGTTGTTTGTGGCGCAGTTGTATGGCATCGACCTGAGCCTGTCCGACCAGGCCTTGCTGGTGGTGACCATGGTGGTGACCTCCAAAGGGGCTGCGGGTGTGCCGGGGTTTATGTTTGTGATTCTCTCCGCCACCTTGGGCAGTGCTGGTTTGCCGCTGGAAGGCGTGGCGATTATCGCGGGGGTTTATCGCTTGATGGAAATGCCGACCACCGCGCTGAATGTGTTGGGCAATGCGTTGGCGCCGTTGGTGATTGCCAAGTGGGAGCAGCGTGAGGCCAAACCGGCTTTACAGGTGGATGCCAAGGACTTTCGCACACCTGTATAA
- a CDS encoding pyridoxal phosphate-dependent aminotransferase, with protein sequence MSTAFLSERVLGIAPSPSVAANALVTELRAQGRDIVNFTVGEPDFDTPAHILHAARLAMESGDTHYTATTGTLALRQAICLKLARDNDLAYGLDEVVAGCGGKHIIYHALAATLNRGDEVIVHTPYWVSYPDIARLNDATPVIIPGDENQGFKLSPEALEQAITPRTKWVILNSPNNPSGAVYREAELLALAEVLRAHPHVLVMADEIYEHFVYGDARHVPLTRLAPDLKPRTLIINGASKGYAMTGWRLGFGAGPAWLIAAIAKLLSQTTTCPSSLSQAAAVAAFAGEQAPITAMREEYVRRRALMLDRLAGIPGLSVTPPDGAFYVFANVSGLMGKLTPQGETLESDTQLVEYLLRDYGLATVSGAAYGMSPYVRLSFASAPDVIEEGCRRLQDACHDLR encoded by the coding sequence ATGAGCACAGCCTTTCTTTCCGAGCGCGTGCTCGGCATTGCGCCGTCGCCGAGTGTGGCCGCCAATGCCTTGGTGACTGAACTGCGCGCCCAGGGCCGCGATATCGTCAACTTCACCGTGGGCGAGCCGGACTTCGATACCCCGGCGCATATCCTCCACGCGGCCCGCCTGGCGATGGAGAGCGGCGACACCCATTACACCGCCACCACCGGCACCCTTGCGCTGCGCCAGGCCATTTGCCTGAAACTTGCACGCGACAACGACCTGGCGTATGGCCTGGACGAAGTAGTCGCCGGCTGCGGCGGCAAGCACATCATTTACCACGCGCTGGCCGCCACGCTGAACCGTGGCGATGAGGTCATCGTGCATACGCCGTATTGGGTGTCCTACCCGGACATTGCGCGGCTCAATGACGCCACGCCGGTGATCATTCCCGGCGATGAAAACCAGGGCTTCAAATTGTCGCCCGAGGCGCTGGAACAGGCGATCACCCCGCGCACCAAATGGGTGATTCTCAACAGCCCCAACAACCCCAGCGGCGCGGTGTACAGGGAAGCCGAACTGCTGGCGTTGGCCGAAGTGTTGCGCGCGCATCCGCATGTGCTGGTGATGGCCGATGAGATCTACGAACACTTTGTGTATGGCGATGCCCGCCACGTGCCGCTGACGCGCCTGGCGCCGGACCTGAAGCCGCGCACCCTGATCATCAACGGCGCGTCCAAAGGCTACGCGATGACCGGCTGGCGCTTGGGTTTTGGCGCAGGGCCGGCGTGGTTGATCGCCGCTATTGCCAAGTTGCTGTCGCAAACCACCACCTGCCCCAGCTCCTTGAGCCAGGCCGCTGCGGTGGCGGCCTTTGCCGGTGAGCAGGCGCCCATCACTGCCATGCGCGAGGAATACGTGCGACGCCGTGCACTGATGCTGGACCGCTTGGCGGGCATTCCCGGCTTGAGCGTAACCCCGCCGGACGGCGCGTTCTATGTGTTCGCCAATGTCAGCGGGCTGATGGGCAAGCTCACCCCACAAGGGGAAACCCTGGAGAGCGACACTCAATTGGTGGAGTACTTACTGCGCGATTACGGCCTGGCCACGGTCAGCGGCGCGGCGTACGGCATGTCGCCGTATGTACGCCTGTCCTTCGCAAGCGCGCCAGACGTTATCGAAGAAGGTTGCCGTCGCCTCCAGGACGCGTGCCACGACCTGCGCTGA
- a CDS encoding RraA family protein, giving the protein MSLPGSRILPNAPMAPAELVEAFANVVTPHISDNLGRHIGARGLTRYNRSGKLVGTAITVKTRPGDNLLIYKAMSMMQPGHVLVVDGQGDTNNAVIGELVKLYAQQRGCVGFVIDGAIRDVASFDSTPCYARAVVHTGPYKTGPGEVNVPVSIGGMLINPGDLLVGDEDGLVAFSQADAAEVLRRAGQHAEHEEAVKAEIARGAVRQSWIDKVLANAGLAD; this is encoded by the coding sequence ATGTCCTTGCCCGGTTCACGCATCCTTCCCAACGCCCCGATGGCCCCGGCCGAGTTGGTCGAAGCCTTTGCCAACGTGGTCACGCCGCATATCAGCGACAACCTCGGCCGCCACATCGGCGCCCGTGGGCTGACGCGTTATAACCGCAGCGGCAAGCTGGTGGGCACGGCGATCACGGTCAAGACCCGGCCCGGCGACAACCTGCTGATCTACAAGGCCATGAGCATGATGCAGCCCGGCCACGTGCTGGTGGTGGACGGCCAGGGCGATACCAATAACGCGGTGATCGGTGAGCTGGTCAAACTCTACGCCCAGCAACGCGGCTGCGTCGGGTTTGTGATCGACGGCGCGATTCGTGATGTCGCAAGCTTTGACAGCACGCCCTGCTATGCCCGCGCCGTGGTGCATACCGGGCCTTACAAAACCGGGCCTGGCGAGGTGAATGTGCCGGTGTCCATCGGCGGCATGCTGATCAACCCCGGCGACTTGCTGGTGGGAGATGAAGACGGATTGGTGGCGTTTTCCCAGGCTGACGCAGCCGAAGTGCTGCGCCGTGCCGGGCAACATGCCGAGCATGAAGAAGCGGTCAAGGCCGAAATCGCCAGGGGTGCGGTGCGCCAGAGCTGGATCGACAAAGTGCTGGCGAACGCCGGCTTGGCGGATTGA
- a CDS encoding LysR family transcriptional regulator → MITFKQIDALYWIAELGSFEAAANKLNMSQSAISKRIQELEDTFDVEIFDRSKRNARLTEKGGELLDYARDLLKGRDQLLERVSAREVLVRRFRLGVTELTALTWLPALVEALRQAYPKVQIEPSVELSSELFRKLESDQLDLVIVPDVFSDPRFHSTALQSVENAWICAPSLIPDADPVSLEALANYTVLTQGAQSGTGLIYERWLAAHNVQMPRTLSSHNLLVQVGLALSGIGVSYLPRACLSHLIEQGALRALVTEPELPRIQYVALHRVDRQFGLNQDVAQMAQACCDFSRLLL, encoded by the coding sequence ATGATCACCTTCAAGCAAATCGACGCGCTGTACTGGATCGCTGAACTGGGCAGTTTTGAAGCGGCGGCCAACAAGCTGAACATGTCTCAGTCGGCGATCTCCAAGCGCATCCAGGAGCTGGAAGACACCTTTGATGTGGAGATTTTCGACCGCAGCAAACGCAATGCGCGGCTGACCGAAAAGGGCGGCGAGCTGCTCGACTATGCCCGCGACCTGCTCAAGGGCCGCGACCAACTGCTCGAACGGGTCAGCGCTCGTGAAGTGCTGGTGCGCAGGTTTCGCCTCGGCGTTACCGAGTTGACCGCGCTGACCTGGTTACCGGCACTGGTCGAAGCCTTGCGCCAGGCTTACCCCAAGGTGCAGATCGAGCCTTCGGTGGAACTGAGCAGCGAGCTGTTCCGCAAGCTCGAAAGCGACCAGCTCGATCTGGTGATCGTCCCCGACGTGTTCAGCGACCCGCGCTTTCACAGCACCGCGCTGCAAAGCGTGGAAAACGCCTGGATCTGCGCGCCCAGCCTGATCCCCGACGCCGACCCGGTAAGCCTTGAGGCCCTGGCCAACTACACCGTGCTCACCCAGGGCGCGCAGTCGGGCACCGGGTTGATCTACGAGCGTTGGCTGGCCGCGCACAACGTGCAGATGCCGCGCACGCTGTCGAGCCACAACCTGTTGGTGCAAGTAGGGTTGGCGTTGTCGGGGATTGGCGTGAGTTACCTGCCCAGGGCGTGCTTGTCGCACTTGATCGAACAAGGCGCACTGCGGGCCCTGGTCACCGAGCCCGAACTGCCGCGCATCCAGTACGTGGCGTTGCACCGGGTGGATCGGCAGTTTGGCTTGAACCAGGACGTGGCGCAGATGGCGCAAGCGTGCTGCGATTTTTCCAGGTTACTGCTGTGA
- a CDS encoding D-isomer specific 2-hydroxyacid dehydrogenase family protein has translation MAFTTLILDAPGPPLLFEEVDRFLELGLGVTLNLHYFADKERIRQHYGTRIHYAEINCHDEPGFIAAVSQAGGYSVFKTRLNIPLGAGLIRAATSPALATPLRAIAQAGAGVNHIDRLACEQCGVTILNTPGSNAAAVAEYVVAQALYLSRDLDAYNAETHNGHWAKGTLAPACEYAELTLGLVGTGSIARQVARKAAALGLKVIATGSARFTEPVARSLGLERRAGLEALLAEADIVSIHVPLTPQTRGLFGTAEFRQMRQGSILINTARGGIVDEHQLAAFMGEFPRHIKAVAIDTFALEKDRFDSPLTAIATAQLTPHIAGNTTTAIRTASRQIVDKIHAFSVAAIVR, from the coding sequence ATGGCATTTACCACCCTGATACTGGATGCTCCCGGGCCGCCGTTACTGTTTGAGGAAGTCGATCGCTTTCTTGAACTGGGCCTGGGCGTCACCCTCAACCTGCATTATTTCGCGGACAAAGAGCGCATTCGGCAGCACTACGGCACGCGCATTCACTATGCCGAGATCAACTGCCATGACGAGCCTGGCTTTATTGCCGCCGTGAGTCAGGCCGGGGGCTACAGCGTGTTCAAGACGCGCCTGAACATCCCCTTGGGCGCCGGCCTGATCCGCGCTGCCACCTCGCCGGCGTTGGCCACGCCACTGCGCGCCATTGCCCAGGCTGGCGCAGGGGTCAATCATATTGATCGGCTGGCGTGCGAGCAGTGTGGCGTGACGATCCTCAACACGCCGGGCTCCAACGCGGCCGCTGTTGCCGAATACGTCGTGGCCCAGGCGCTGTATCTGTCGCGCGATCTGGATGCCTACAACGCCGAAACGCACAACGGCCATTGGGCAAAAGGCACCTTGGCACCTGCCTGCGAATACGCCGAACTCACGCTTGGGCTGGTGGGCACCGGCAGCATTGCCCGACAGGTGGCGCGCAAGGCTGCGGCGCTTGGCCTCAAGGTGATCGCCACCGGGTCCGCACGCTTTACCGAACCGGTGGCCCGCAGCCTTGGGCTTGAACGACGGGCGGGTCTTGAAGCGTTACTGGCCGAGGCTGACATCGTATCGATCCACGTACCGCTCACCCCGCAGACCCGAGGCTTGTTCGGCACTGCTGAATTCCGGCAGATGCGCCAGGGCTCAATCCTCATCAATACCGCGCGCGGCGGGATCGTCGACGAACACCAACTGGCCGCCTTCATGGGCGAGTTTCCCAGGCATATCAAAGCGGTGGCCATCGATACCTTTGCCCTGGAGAAAGACCGCTTCGACTCGCCATTGACCGCTATTGCCACTGCGCAATTGACGCCGCACATTGCCGGCAATACCACCACGGCCATCCGGACGGCCTCACGCCAGATCGTCGACAAGATCCACGCATTCAGTGTCGCCGCCATCGTGCGTTAA
- a CDS encoding LysR family transcriptional regulator produces MKRHFEDLQLGSIELFCLAAEAGSFTAAAQAAGVTPAAVSRSISRLEERLGSRLFVRTTRSIRLTDSGRTFFEQCRQALTQLVEAQQEVMGAQAVPSGRLRISVPTTYAHHRLLPLLPRFRAQYPQVTVDIHISNRNIDFVAEGYDLAIRVRAQPDSSLIARLLENAELVVVAAPAYLQRVGTPQTLDDLPVHECIQFELPSNGRRISWLFQVQGQEQEFAGEAGYSIAHDVLGGVTLAKHGAGLFQTYKFIVERELADGSLVEVLKPFGGRSRPFTLLYPHGRYVPHRVRAFVDFLLACRDEWAAR; encoded by the coding sequence ATGAAACGCCATTTCGAAGATTTGCAGCTGGGCAGCATCGAGCTGTTCTGCCTCGCTGCCGAAGCCGGCAGCTTTACCGCTGCCGCGCAAGCCGCAGGCGTTACCCCGGCCGCCGTGAGCCGGAGTATTTCGCGCCTGGAAGAACGCCTGGGTTCGCGCTTGTTTGTGCGCACCACTCGCAGCATCCGCCTCACCGACAGCGGCCGTACATTTTTCGAGCAATGCCGCCAGGCGCTGACGCAACTGGTGGAGGCCCAGCAAGAAGTGATGGGCGCGCAGGCGGTGCCGTCCGGGCGCTTGCGCATCAGCGTGCCGACCACTTACGCGCATCACCGCTTGCTGCCGCTGCTGCCCAGGTTTCGTGCGCAGTACCCGCAAGTGACCGTGGACATCCATATCAGCAACCGCAATATCGACTTCGTTGCCGAAGGCTATGACCTGGCCATTCGCGTGCGCGCCCAGCCGGATTCGTCGCTGATCGCGCGGCTGCTGGAAAATGCCGAGTTGGTGGTTGTCGCCGCACCCGCTTACTTGCAGCGCGTCGGTACGCCGCAGACGTTGGACGACTTGCCTGTGCACGAGTGCATTCAGTTTGAGTTGCCCAGCAATGGCCGGCGCATTTCGTGGTTGTTTCAAGTGCAAGGCCAGGAGCAGGAGTTCGCCGGGGAGGCCGGTTACAGCATTGCCCATGATGTGCTGGGCGGCGTAACCCTGGCCAAACACGGCGCGGGGCTGTTTCAGACCTACAAGTTTATCGTTGAGCGTGAGTTGGCCGACGGCAGCCTGGTTGAAGTGCTCAAGCCGTTTGGCGGGCGCTCGCGGCCCTTCACCTTGCTGTATCCCCATGGGCGCTATGTGCCGCATCGGGTGCGGGCGTTTGTGGACTTTTTGCTGGCGTGTCGGGACGAATGGGCGGCGCGGTAG
- a CDS encoding TetR/AcrR family transcriptional regulator, giving the protein MAKMGRPRNFDRDQAVEQAMHLFWQHGYDATSLAQLKAGLGGGISAPSFYAAFGSKEALFDECVQRYLATYAQVTECLWDEALPPRKAIETALRQSARMQCEDGHPKGCMVALGVMSAPSPENARVADALTQSRVRTRAGIVACVERGIRLGQLPGTTQAASMATVFDSFLQGVSILARDNVRFRDIDAAISQLLLTWDIAAATAPPIRPDTPAKSPQTPAPDAAHSAHGDTAR; this is encoded by the coding sequence ATGGCAAAGATGGGCCGCCCGCGTAATTTCGACCGAGACCAGGCCGTGGAACAGGCCATGCACCTGTTCTGGCAGCACGGTTACGACGCCACCTCCCTCGCCCAGCTCAAGGCCGGTTTGGGTGGAGGTATTTCCGCGCCAAGTTTTTACGCCGCATTTGGCTCCAAGGAAGCGCTGTTCGATGAGTGCGTGCAGCGTTATCTGGCCACCTATGCCCAGGTCACCGAGTGCCTGTGGGATGAGGCTTTGCCGCCACGCAAGGCCATCGAAACCGCGCTGCGCCAGTCGGCGCGCATGCAGTGTGAAGACGGGCACCCCAAGGGCTGTATGGTGGCGCTGGGCGTGATGAGCGCCCCCAGCCCGGAGAATGCGCGGGTCGCGGACGCACTCACGCAATCGCGCGTGCGCACCCGGGCGGGCATTGTGGCCTGCGTTGAGCGCGGGATACGTCTTGGGCAATTGCCAGGCACCACGCAAGCGGCGTCGATGGCGACGGTGTTTGACAGTTTCTTGCAGGGCGTTTCGATTCTGGCGCGCGATAACGTGCGGTTTAGGGATATCGACGCGGCGATCAGCCAACTCCTGCTGACATGGGACATTGCCGCCGCTACCGCGCCGCCCATTCGTCCCGACACGCCAGCAAAAAGTCCACAAACGCCCGCACCCGATGCGGCACATAGCGCCCATGGGGATACAGCAAGGTGA
- a CDS encoding MFS transporter produces MTPSLSLSASSERLPIGALLALAMTGFICIVTETLPAGLLPLISDGLGISPSMAGQMVTAYALGSVLAVIPMTIATRGWRRRNVLLLTIVGFLLFNSITALSSHYGVTLVARFFAGVAAGLAWSLLAGYARRMVAPHQQGRALALAMVGTPIALSLGVPLGTWLGGLVGWRTTFGLMSVLTLVLIVWVLVKVPDYPPQPAHQRLSLGQVLTTPGVRPVLAVVISWMLAHNILYTYIAPFVARAGLAERVDLVLLVFGIAALLGIWLTAKLVEPLLRKTVLASLVTFAAVTLVFGFFGNVPQVIYLGVAVWGLSFGGAATLLQTALADAAGEGADVALSLNVVAWNSAIAASGVVGGVLLQTWGAASFPWAMALLLLVALVIACAAHAHGFKPGRRSADGPAVAGH; encoded by the coding sequence GTGACACCCTCACTCAGCTTATCCGCGTCCTCCGAGCGTCTGCCCATTGGCGCTTTGCTCGCCCTGGCCATGACCGGCTTTATCTGCATCGTCACCGAAACCCTGCCTGCCGGGCTGTTGCCGTTGATCAGCGACGGCCTGGGGATTTCGCCGTCGATGGCCGGGCAGATGGTCACGGCCTATGCGCTGGGTTCGGTGCTGGCGGTGATCCCCATGACGATTGCCACCCGTGGCTGGCGGCGGCGCAATGTGTTGCTGCTGACCATCGTCGGCTTTCTGCTGTTTAACTCCATCACTGCGCTGTCGTCCCATTACGGCGTAACCCTGGTGGCGCGCTTCTTTGCCGGCGTGGCGGCGGGGCTGGCCTGGAGCCTGCTGGCCGGTTATGCCCGGCGCATGGTTGCGCCGCATCAACAGGGCCGGGCACTGGCACTGGCCATGGTGGGTACGCCGATTGCGCTGTCGCTGGGTGTGCCGCTGGGCACGTGGCTGGGCGGCCTGGTGGGCTGGCGTACCACGTTTGGTCTGATGTCGGTACTGACGCTGGTGCTGATTGTGTGGGTACTGGTGAAAGTCCCGGACTATCCGCCGCAGCCCGCGCACCAGCGTCTGTCCCTGGGCCAAGTGCTGACCACGCCCGGCGTGCGGCCGGTGCTGGCGGTGGTGATCAGTTGGATGCTGGCCCACAACATTCTGTACACCTACATTGCCCCGTTTGTGGCGCGTGCAGGCTTGGCTGAACGTGTGGATTTAGTCTTGCTGGTGTTCGGCATTGCCGCGCTGCTGGGGATCTGGTTGACGGCCAAACTGGTCGAGCCGTTGTTGCGCAAGACGGTGTTGGCAAGCCTGGTGACCTTCGCGGCAGTCACGCTGGTGTTCGGTTTCTTTGGCAACGTGCCGCAGGTGATCTACCTCGGCGTGGCCGTGTGGGGCCTGAGCTTTGGTGGTGCTGCCACACTGCTGCAAACCGCGTTGGCCGATGCCGCCGGAGAGGGCGCCGATGTGGCGCTGTCGCTGAACGTGGTGGCCTGGAACAGCGCCATTGCGGCCAGCGGCGTAGTCGGTGGCGTGTTGCTGCAGACATGGGGCGCCGCATCATTTCCCTGGGCAATGGCGCTGTTGCTGCTGGTGGCGTTGGTGATTGCCTGCGCGGCGCATGCCCATGGTTTCAAACCGGGACGGCGGTCGGCCGATGGGCCTGCGGTGGCGGGGCACTAG
- a CDS encoding hotdog fold domain-containing protein, with translation MSQVLSMFNSAGPAAFSKMVCQMAPYFSTITPEFVELSPNRAVVNVPFCKEITNHLASVHAIALCNAAELAGGTMTDVSIPAGARWIPKGMTVEYLAKAKSNIRAVADGSAVDWQTAGDKIVPVDIFDEGDIKVFTARITMNVKLA, from the coding sequence ATGAGCCAAGTACTCAGCATGTTCAACAGCGCCGGCCCCGCCGCTTTCAGCAAAATGGTCTGCCAGATGGCGCCCTATTTCAGCACCATCACCCCCGAATTCGTCGAACTGAGCCCCAACCGCGCAGTGGTCAACGTGCCGTTTTGCAAGGAAATCACCAACCACCTGGCCTCCGTACATGCCATCGCGCTGTGCAACGCGGCCGAGTTGGCAGGCGGCACCATGACCGATGTATCGATCCCGGCCGGTGCGCGCTGGATTCCCAAAGGCATGACCGTGGAATACCTGGCCAAGGCCAAATCAAATATCCGCGCCGTGGCGGATGGCAGCGCGGTTGATTGGCAAACCGCCGGAGACAAGATCGTGCCGGTGGATATTTTCGATGAGGGCGACATCAAGGTGTTCACCGCCCGCATCACCATGAATGTGAAGCTCGCTTAA
- a CDS encoding TetR/AcrR family transcriptional regulator: protein MHTIDLIERTFPGRRSDLKRSILREALACFNEAGIEATNIETIRARCDTSVGAIYHHFGSKEGLVAALFFAALEDQATLRERYLQDAQTAQAGVVALVYSYVEWVHAQPEWARFVFQSRFAVSNGPFKDELVARNKRRNHQLKDWMNAEGRKEHFSQLPAELIPSLIIGAAESYSRAWLSAKVKKSPWEYRELLAQAAWNSISQASH, encoded by the coding sequence ATGCACACCATCGACCTCATCGAGCGTACCTTCCCCGGCAGGCGCAGCGACCTCAAGCGCAGCATCCTGCGTGAAGCGCTGGCGTGCTTTAACGAGGCGGGCATCGAGGCGACCAATATCGAAACCATTCGCGCACGTTGCGACACCAGCGTGGGCGCCATCTACCATCATTTCGGCAGTAAAGAGGGGCTGGTGGCCGCACTGTTTTTTGCCGCACTTGAAGACCAGGCCACCCTGCGCGAGCGTTATTTGCAGGACGCGCAAACTGCGCAGGCTGGCGTTGTGGCGCTGGTGTACAGCTACGTTGAGTGGGTGCATGCACAGCCGGAGTGGGCGCGGTTCGTGTTCCAAAGCCGCTTTGCGGTGTCCAACGGCCCGTTCAAGGACGAGCTGGTTGCGCGCAATAAACGGCGTAACCATCAGTTAAAAGACTGGATGAATGCAGAAGGGCGCAAGGAGCATTTCAGTCAGTTGCCCGCCGAACTCATTCCTTCGCTGATCATCGGCGCGGCCGAAAGCTACTCGCGGGCCTGGCTGTCAGCCAAGGTCAAAAAAAGCCCTTGGGAGTATCGCGAGTTACTGGCCCAGGCGGCCTGGAATTCGATCAGTCAGGCGTCGCACTAA
- a CDS encoding DNA/RNA non-specific endonuclease has product MHLRIIAVGLSALVLLSPGAQARGLLDLIKPPAHEHTSRSSSISQSAALGLYSSQEKRLSFDGCADLFPGATPINTATVPASMKPMALCSDHFAVLYSQTSKTPLVVVERLNAAQLKDAKGEERTNQFYPDPRIPKGARAELSDYRSQHPAVDRGHQSPAADAPSANAMAQSFALSNMVPQDPTNNRKIWSKVEADVRKFAVRAGGNVFVFTGPLFDAGYSTIGDNKVWVPTRLFKLVYDASSKRAWAYVLPNAETRIQKPMDYDTFVKSTGLKLLGNLPVTGSVGRT; this is encoded by the coding sequence ATGCACTTACGCATTATTGCAGTCGGCCTGTCGGCGCTTGTTCTGCTCTCGCCCGGCGCACAGGCCCGTGGTCTGCTGGACCTGATCAAACCACCCGCCCATGAACACACTTCGCGCTCAAGCTCCATCAGCCAAAGCGCGGCCCTCGGTCTCTATTCCAGTCAAGAAAAACGGCTCTCCTTCGACGGCTGCGCAGACCTGTTTCCTGGCGCCACGCCGATCAACACGGCCACCGTACCCGCCTCGATGAAACCCATGGCGCTGTGTTCGGATCACTTTGCGGTGCTCTACTCGCAAACCAGCAAGACGCCTTTGGTGGTGGTCGAGCGTTTGAACGCCGCACAGTTGAAAGACGCCAAGGGTGAAGAGCGCACCAACCAGTTTTATCCCGACCCGCGCATCCCCAAAGGCGCCCGCGCCGAATTGAGCGACTACCGCAGCCAGCACCCGGCGGTAGACCGCGGCCATCAATCCCCGGCTGCCGATGCACCGAGCGCAAATGCCATGGCGCAGTCCTTCGCCTTGTCGAACATGGTGCCGCAAGACCCCACCAACAACCGCAAGATCTGGAGCAAGGTCGAGGCCGACGTGCGCAAGTTCGCCGTACGTGCCGGCGGCAATGTGTTTGTGTTCACCGGCCCGTTGTTTGATGCCGGCTACAGCACCATCGGCGACAACAAGGTGTGGGTGCCGACGCGCCTGTTCAAACTGGTGTACGACGCTTCGTCGAAACGCGCCTGGGCCTATGTGCTGCCCAACGCCGAAACCCGTATCCAGAAGCCGATGGACTACGACACCTTTGTGAAGAGCACCGGGCTTAAGTTACTGGGCAATTTGCCGGTTACGGGGTCGGTGGGGCGGACGTAA